The following are encoded together in the Robertmurraya sp. FSL R5-0851 genome:
- a CDS encoding YbaB/EbfC family nucleoid-associated protein, with translation MRGMGNMQNMMKQMQKMQKKMAQAQEELGEKRIEGTAGGGMVTVIVSGHKEVLEVNIKEEVVDPEDIDMLQDLVLAATNDALKKAEELTNNTMGQFTKGMNLPGMF, from the coding sequence ATGCGTGGAATGGGTAATATGCAAAATATGATGAAACAAATGCAAAAGATGCAAAAGAAAATGGCTCAAGCTCAAGAGGAGCTAGGAGAAAAGAGAATTGAAGGAACTGCTGGTGGAGGAATGGTAACAGTCATTGTTTCCGGACATAAGGAAGTTCTTGAAGTAAATATTAAAGAAGAAGTAGTAGATCCAGAAGATATTGATATGCTTCAAGATTTAGTACTTGCTGCTACAAACGATGCCCTTAAGAAGGCGGAAGAACTAACCAACAATACGATGGGACAATTCACTAAAGGAATGAACCTTCCTGGAATGTTCTAA
- the recR gene encoding recombination mediator RecR has translation MHYPEPISKLIDSFMKLPGIGPKTAARLAFFVLNMKEDTVLDFAKALVNAKRNLSYCSVCGHITDQDPCYICEDQRRDRRIICVVQDPKDVIAMEKMKEYSGLYHVLHGAISPMDGIGPEDINIPDLLKRLQDEEVQEIILATNPNIEGEATAMYISRLLKPTGIKITRIAHGLPVGGDLEYADEVTLSKALEGRREV, from the coding sequence GTGCATTATCCTGAACCAATTTCAAAGCTTATAGATAGCTTTATGAAACTGCCAGGGATCGGTCCGAAAACGGCTGCTCGACTGGCGTTTTTTGTGCTAAATATGAAGGAAGACACAGTCCTTGATTTTGCAAAGGCACTTGTTAATGCGAAAAGGAATTTAAGTTATTGTTCGGTTTGTGGACATATAACCGATCAAGATCCTTGCTATATTTGTGAGGACCAAAGACGAGATCGAAGAATCATTTGTGTTGTGCAAGATCCAAAAGATGTAATAGCTATGGAAAAAATGAAAGAATACAGTGGGCTATATCACGTACTTCATGGAGCGATATCACCAATGGATGGTATTGGACCAGAAGATATTAATATTCCTGATTTATTAAAAAGGCTACAAGATGAAGAAGTTCAAGAAATCATACTAGCTACAAACCCAAATATTGAGGGTGAAGCAACCGCTATGTATATTTCACGCTTACTTAAGCCAACAGGTATCAAGATCACTCGTATTGCACATGGTCTACCAGTAGGTGGGGATTTGGAATATGCAGATGAAGTCACGCTATCAAAAGCACTGGAAGGAAGAAGAGAAGTATAA
- a CDS encoding YaaL family protein, with translation MFFRRKGWLRKEFNDQLISQMEQLKTSWNNQKALLNKSFDPSEDIICQTKVAEAKYFFLFKEAKHRNIKIDR, from the coding sequence ATGTTTTTTCGACGTAAGGGTTGGTTAAGGAAAGAATTTAATGATCAACTTATCTCTCAAATGGAGCAGCTTAAAACAAGCTGGAATAATCAGAAGGCGTTGTTAAACAAAAGCTTCGACCCCTCAGAAGATATTATTTGTCAGACTAAGGTTGCTGAAGCTAAATACTTTTTCCTCTTTAAAGAAGCTAAGCATAGAAATATTAAGATTGACCGGTAA
- a CDS encoding pro-sigmaK processing inhibitor BofA family protein gives MEPVIVISILGGLIVLLLMMGTPLKPIRTVGQGLIKILIGALFLFFLNAFGNQFNIHVPINLMTSAISGFLGLPGLAALVAVQLWIL, from the coding sequence GTGGAGCCGGTAATTGTTATTTCTATTTTGGGTGGACTAATTGTTTTATTACTTATGATGGGCACACCGTTGAAACCAATTCGTACAGTAGGACAAGGCTTAATCAAAATATTGATAGGAGCATTATTTCTATTCTTCCTTAATGCGTTTGGGAATCAGTTTAATATACATGTGCCTATCAATCTAATGACTTCTGCTATATCAGGCTTTTTAGGTCTACCTGGTTTGGCAGCTTTAGTGGCCGTTCAACTATGGATTTTATAA
- a CDS encoding sigma factor G inhibitor Gin produces the protein MAIKQLGEICVVCEQSKPKGIHLYTSFICVDCERSLVATPTTDPKYKYYISKLRKINKPEIFS, from the coding sequence ATGGCGATAAAACAGCTAGGGGAAATTTGTGTTGTTTGCGAGCAGTCCAAACCGAAAGGAATACATCTATACACTTCATTTATTTGCGTCGATTGTGAACGAAGTTTAGTGGCTACACCAACGACAGATCCAAAATATAAATATTATATTTCAAAACTTAGAAAAATTAATAAGCCTGAGATTTTCTCCTAA
- a CDS encoding aminotransferase class I/II-fold pyridoxal phosphate-dependent enzyme codes for MNQKNTPLYDALIKHKNKKVISFHVPGHKNGELFIKEAHPLFQNILNVDVTELSGLDDLHSPSEAILEAETLLADYYEVKKSFFLINGSTVGNLAMILSALGEGDEVLVQRNCHKSIMNGLSFANVKPIFIAPEFDTEWQVAGGITLNSIKEAVKDYPQVKALIVTYPNYYGMAPNLKEIITFCHERNMIVLVDEAHGAHFKRSKGLPPSATELGADVVVQSAHKTLPAMTMGSYLHYNSKRVDLERVRMFLRMLQSSSPSYPIMASLDLARKYIATYEEEDLHYTLQMISEFRDKLNRIPSIKLLSYKDEGDPLKITIQSRTALTGFELQSKLEEYGIFTELADEHNVLFIFPLLKRGDLYPIEEVWCAIKKGIEGVEILGRNFRGATNRSSISTLHISYKEQQERKVEIIPLSEASGRVCAESIIPYPPGIPLLLPGELIKGEDINHIHNLLEAGSRFQGGENIKQHHLKVFHH; via the coding sequence GTGAACCAAAAAAACACCCCATTATATGATGCATTAATCAAACATAAAAATAAAAAAGTGATTTCGTTTCATGTCCCAGGGCATAAAAATGGAGAGCTATTTATAAAAGAAGCTCATCCACTATTCCAAAACATTTTGAATGTTGATGTAACCGAATTATCAGGTTTGGACGATTTGCATTCTCCTAGTGAGGCCATTCTCGAAGCAGAAACTTTGTTAGCTGATTATTATGAGGTAAAAAAAAGCTTCTTTCTTATAAATGGTTCAACGGTTGGAAATCTGGCTATGATTCTTTCAGCTCTAGGTGAAGGGGATGAAGTCCTTGTTCAAAGGAATTGTCATAAATCAATTATGAACGGACTGAGCTTCGCCAATGTGAAACCAATATTTATAGCGCCGGAGTTTGACACGGAATGGCAAGTAGCCGGAGGAATCACATTAAATAGTATAAAAGAAGCAGTAAAGGACTATCCTCAGGTTAAAGCACTAATTGTTACATATCCAAACTATTATGGAATGGCACCGAACTTAAAGGAGATTATTACCTTTTGCCATGAGCGTAATATGATTGTTTTAGTGGATGAAGCACACGGTGCCCATTTTAAAAGAAGCAAGGGGCTTCCACCGAGTGCTACTGAACTAGGTGCTGATGTGGTGGTACAATCTGCACACAAGACACTGCCAGCCATGACTATGGGATCATACTTGCATTACAATAGTAAAAGGGTTGATTTGGAAAGGGTAAGGATGTTTCTCCGTATGTTACAATCTAGTAGTCCATCTTATCCAATTATGGCTTCTCTTGACCTTGCTAGAAAGTATATTGCCACATATGAGGAAGAAGATTTACATTATACTCTCCAAATGATTTCTGAGTTTAGAGACAAATTAAATCGTATTCCATCCATTAAGCTACTTTCATATAAAGATGAAGGAGATCCTTTAAAAATAACGATACAATCAAGAACTGCATTAACTGGTTTTGAACTGCAATCCAAACTAGAGGAGTATGGAATTTTTACAGAGTTAGCAGATGAGCATAATGTTCTTTTTATTTTCCCACTGCTTAAAAGAGGAGATCTATATCCTATTGAGGAAGTATGGTGTGCGATAAAAAAAGGAATAGAGGGAGTAGAAATCCTTGGAAGGAATTTCCGAGGTGCAACCAATCGTTCTTCTATTTCTACGTTACATATATCCTATAAGGAACAGCAAGAAAGGAAAGTAGAAATTATTCCTTTGTCAGAGGCAAGTGGACGAGTATGTGCAGAGAGTATTATTCCTTATCCCCCTGGCATTCCGTTACTATTACCGGGAGAATTAATAAAAGGTGAAGATATTAATCATATTCACAATTTATTAGAGGCTGGATCGAGATTCCAGGGTGGAGAAAATATAAAGCAGCACCATTTAAAAGTATTTCATCATTAG
- the tmk gene encoding dTMP kinase, which translates to MSRGLFITIEGPEGAGKTTIIGMLETALRERGLKVIVTREPGGIPIAEQIREVILNKENTAMDARTEALLYAAARRQHLVEKVLPHLQEGSIVLCDRFIDSSLAYQGYARGLGIDEVYSINHFAIEGKMPDATFYFDIDPEIGLNRIGQHKGREVNRLDLEEIHFHKKVREGYHLLLNRFKDRILLIDASQSVEQVFQQSLNNLLKVLDKQ; encoded by the coding sequence ATGAGTAGGGGTTTATTTATTACAATAGAGGGTCCAGAAGGTGCTGGGAAAACAACCATTATTGGAATGTTAGAAACAGCACTAAGGGAACGAGGGCTGAAGGTCATCGTAACAAGGGAACCAGGTGGCATTCCGATTGCTGAACAAATTCGAGAAGTAATTTTGAATAAAGAAAATACAGCCATGGATGCGAGAACAGAAGCATTGCTGTATGCTGCAGCAAGACGTCAGCACCTAGTTGAAAAGGTATTGCCGCATTTACAAGAAGGTTCTATCGTTTTATGCGATCGTTTTATAGATAGTTCATTAGCTTATCAGGGGTATGCAAGAGGACTAGGAATTGATGAAGTGTATAGCATTAATCACTTTGCCATTGAAGGCAAAATGCCAGATGCTACTTTTTATTTTGATATTGATCCTGAAATTGGTCTGAACCGAATTGGCCAGCATAAAGGAAGGGAAGTAAACAGACTTGATTTGGAAGAGATTCATTTTCATAAGAAAGTGAGAGAAGGATATCATCTCCTCCTCAATCGGTTTAAGGATAGAATCTTATTGATCGATGCATCTCAGTCTGTAGAACAGGTCTTTCAGCAGTCTTTAAATAACTTATTAAAAGTGTTAGATAAACAATAA
- a CDS encoding cyclic-di-AMP receptor gives MKLILAVVQDQDSNRLSNALVDNNFRATKLATTGGFLKSGNTTFMIGTEDIRVEKALQIIKDNCKSRDQMVAPVSPMGGNADSYVPFPVEVEVGGATVFVLPVEQFHHF, from the coding sequence ATGAAATTAATTTTAGCAGTCGTTCAGGACCAAGATAGTAATCGGTTATCCAATGCTTTAGTTGATAATAATTTTCGTGCAACAAAACTAGCTACAACAGGGGGATTCTTGAAATCGGGGAATACTACCTTTATGATTGGAACGGAAGATATACGTGTAGAGAAAGCCTTGCAGATTATAAAAGATAATTGTAAATCAAGAGACCAGATGGTGGCTCCTGTTTCACCAATGGGGGGGAATGCAGATTCCTATGTTCCATTTCCGGTCGAGGTAGAAGTAGGAGGAGCTACAGTTTTTGTTTTACCTGTTGAGCAGTTCCATCACTTTTAA
- a CDS encoding DUF327 family protein: MKINQDIRLNTDKIRSEQKTAANTSLKFNELVQKQDQKMQIGQLQNLLKDIESAGERLARSRTFKDLSKYKTLVKRFVKEAVDFGMDLKQSHSWNQYGQGRSLKIVETIDEKLVEITEGVLEKEGNSIDLLGKIGEIKGLLINLYT; encoded by the coding sequence ATGAAGATAAATCAGGATATTCGTTTAAATACAGATAAGATTCGATCTGAACAAAAGACAGCAGCGAACACTAGTTTAAAATTTAATGAACTCGTGCAAAAACAGGATCAAAAAATGCAGATTGGTCAACTTCAAAATCTCCTAAAGGATATTGAAAGTGCGGGTGAAAGGTTAGCGAGGTCAAGGACATTCAAAGACCTTTCTAAGTATAAAACATTAGTCAAAAGGTTTGTGAAGGAAGCAGTTGATTTTGGCATGGACTTAAAGCAGTCACATAGCTGGAATCAGTACGGACAAGGAAGATCGTTAAAAATTGTTGAGACAATTGATGAAAAGTTAGTGGAGATAACCGAGGGAGTACTTGAAAAGGAAGGAAACTCTATTGATTTACTCGGTAAGATTGGTGAAATAAAAGGCCTTTTAATTAATTTATATACGTAA
- the holB gene encoding DNA polymerase III subunit delta' has protein sequence MLKTWDEMDQVQPMVGKLLKNSIQKDRLAHAYLFEGMRGIGKKEASYLLAKSLFCSSPIDNYIPCDACSNCKRITSGNHPDLHLLEPDGLSIKKKQIQNLQEEFSKTGVESRKKMYIIVHADRMTGNAANSLLKFLEEPHSETTAILLTEGAQQILPTILSRCQIIKFQPFSPTILIKKLGEHGIERTKAPIIAQLTNNLDEALELSHNDWFAQAQKIVLKLYEVLKKNPLEALVMLQEEWFLHFKEKEQFDQGLDLLLLLYKDLLYLQLEKSSQVVYVSEMTRLQQYALHVSGRQVADGLSWILEAKRKLQANMNPQLLMEELVLRLQEGSSFV, from the coding sequence ATGCTTAAAACTTGGGATGAGATGGATCAAGTGCAGCCAATGGTGGGTAAGCTATTAAAAAACAGTATACAAAAGGATAGGTTAGCTCATGCTTACCTGTTCGAAGGTATGAGAGGAATTGGAAAAAAAGAAGCTAGTTATTTATTAGCTAAAAGCCTTTTCTGCTCTAGTCCTATTGACAACTATATCCCATGTGATGCATGTAGCAATTGTAAAAGGATTACAAGTGGGAATCACCCGGATCTCCATTTGTTAGAGCCGGATGGCCTTTCAATAAAGAAAAAGCAAATTCAAAACTTACAAGAGGAATTCTCTAAGACGGGTGTGGAATCAAGGAAAAAAATGTACATTATTGTGCATGCTGACAGAATGACAGGGAATGCAGCTAATAGTTTACTAAAGTTTTTAGAAGAGCCGCATTCAGAGACAACAGCTATTTTACTAACGGAGGGAGCACAACAAATTCTACCAACTATTCTGTCTCGCTGTCAGATTATAAAATTCCAGCCATTCTCTCCTACTATTTTAATAAAGAAATTGGGTGAACATGGGATAGAAAGAACAAAAGCTCCTATAATTGCCCAACTTACCAATAATTTAGATGAGGCTTTGGAGCTAAGTCATAACGATTGGTTTGCACAAGCTCAAAAAATAGTGTTAAAATTATATGAAGTGCTAAAAAAGAACCCTCTCGAAGCATTGGTGATGCTCCAAGAGGAATGGTTTTTACACTTTAAAGAAAAAGAACAGTTTGATCAAGGTTTAGACTTACTTCTTCTATTATATAAAGATTTACTATATTTACAGCTTGAGAAATCAAGCCAAGTAGTTTATGTCAGTGAAATGACGCGTCTGCAACAATACGCTCTTCATGTTTCAGGAAGGCAAGTTGCAGATGGATTGTCTTGGATATTGGAGGCAAAAAGAAAGCTGCAAGCCAATATGAACCCCCAGCTCCTAATGGAAGAGCTGGTGTTACGATTGCAGGAGGGATCTTCATTTGTATAA
- a CDS encoding PSP1 domain-containing protein produces MYNVVGVRFKKAGKIYYFDPGDLSIQKDEFVIVETVRGVEYGKVVIAPKQVDEHDVVLPLKKVLRIADQKDRLIVEENRFAAKEAYDVCCEKVSTHQLDMKLVDVEYTFDRNKVIFYFTADGRVDFRELVKDLAAIFRTRIELRQIGVRDEAKMLGGIGPCGRMLCCSSFLGDFDPVSIKMAKDQNLSLNPTKISGLCGRLMCCLKYENDEYESAKELLPDLGQVISTPQGPGRVVGLNILERVLQVELADHERVLEYTLDEILKEGAV; encoded by the coding sequence TTGTATAATGTAGTAGGAGTACGCTTTAAAAAAGCGGGTAAAATATATTATTTTGATCCCGGAGATCTCTCAATTCAAAAGGATGAATTTGTTATTGTGGAAACAGTAAGAGGAGTCGAGTATGGCAAGGTAGTTATTGCTCCGAAACAGGTTGATGAGCATGATGTTGTGCTTCCTCTTAAGAAAGTCCTTAGAATTGCTGATCAAAAGGATCGTTTAATCGTTGAAGAAAATCGTTTTGCGGCTAAGGAAGCATACGATGTTTGCTGTGAAAAAGTATCAACACATCAACTGGATATGAAACTAGTGGATGTTGAATATACATTTGACAGAAATAAAGTGATTTTTTATTTTACAGCTGATGGCCGCGTTGACTTCCGTGAGCTCGTAAAAGATTTAGCAGCTATATTCCGTACAAGAATTGAACTTCGTCAAATTGGTGTAAGAGATGAAGCGAAAATGCTTGGTGGAATTGGTCCTTGTGGTAGGATGCTTTGCTGTTCCAGCTTTCTAGGTGATTTTGATCCAGTATCTATAAAAATGGCAAAAGATCAGAATCTCTCATTAAACCCTACAAAAATTTCAGGGTTATGCGGGCGTCTGATGTGCTGTTTAAAATACGAAAATGATGAATATGAGTCAGCAAAAGAGCTACTACCTGATCTAGGTCAAGTCATCTCCACACCACAAGGCCCTGGTCGAGTGGTGGGATTAAATATACTGGAAAGAGTACTCCAGGTTGAACTGGCTGATCATGAGCGTGTCCTAGAATATACTCTCGATGAGATATTAAAGGAAGGCGCTGTATAG
- the yabA gene encoding DNA replication initiation control protein YabA — MNKKEIFDSVSNMEAQIGHLYKQLGELKQHLAETLEENNSLKLENEHLRRHLDRTSIERQQQPKVSKSKKGKKAEETQNEKIVDIGEGYDNLARLYQEGFHICNLHFGSPRKDDCLFCLSFLNKK, encoded by the coding sequence GTGAATAAAAAAGAAATTTTTGATTCAGTAAGCAATATGGAAGCACAAATTGGGCATCTATATAAGCAATTAGGTGAGTTAAAGCAACATTTAGCTGAAACACTTGAAGAAAATAACTCCTTAAAGCTAGAGAATGAGCACTTGAGGAGGCACCTTGATCGAACATCCATCGAGAGGCAACAGCAACCAAAAGTAAGTAAAAGCAAAAAAGGGAAAAAGGCAGAGGAGACTCAGAATGAAAAAATAGTTGATATTGGTGAAGGTTATGACAACCTTGCTCGCCTTTATCAAGAAGGATTTCATATCTGTAATCTCCATTTTGGAAGTCCTAGAAAGGATGACTGTTTGTTCTGCTTATCCTTTTTAAATAAAAAATAA
- a CDS encoding tRNA1(Val) (adenine(37)-N6)-methyltransferase, protein MLKGDERLDYLLAEELRIIQSPTVFSFSLDAVLLARFAYMPIQKGNVIDLCSGNGVIPLFLSKRTKGKITGVEIQERLYDMAVRSVQYNHLDQQIEMIHGDIKDMPKRLGHGKFDAVTCNPPYFLTGEKDERNENEHLAIARHEILCTLEDAISVSSQLVRQGGKVAFVHRPGRLLDIVTVMRKYRLEPKRIQLVYPKVGKEANILLVEAIKGGSPDLKVLAPMFVYNDNNEYTEEMKEILYGENEGKAEVSDRYVGTKKL, encoded by the coding sequence ATGTTAAAAGGCGACGAACGTTTGGATTACTTATTAGCAGAGGAACTTCGGATTATCCAAAGTCCAACGGTTTTTTCATTCTCTCTAGATGCTGTATTATTAGCGCGCTTCGCTTATATGCCCATACAAAAAGGAAATGTCATCGACTTGTGTAGTGGAAATGGAGTGATTCCCCTTTTTTTAAGTAAGCGAACAAAAGGGAAAATAACAGGAGTAGAAATACAGGAACGTCTGTACGATATGGCGGTAAGAAGTGTGCAATACAATCACCTTGATCAGCAAATTGAAATGATCCATGGAGATATTAAGGACATGCCAAAACGCCTTGGCCATGGAAAATTTGATGCCGTTACATGCAATCCCCCTTATTTTTTAACTGGTGAGAAAGACGAGAGAAATGAGAATGAGCATTTAGCGATTGCTAGACACGAAATTCTATGCACTTTAGAAGATGCCATTTCGGTATCTAGTCAGCTAGTACGACAAGGTGGAAAAGTCGCATTTGTACACCGGCCAGGACGGTTGTTAGATATTGTGACTGTAATGAGAAAATACCGTTTAGAACCTAAGCGGATACAATTGGTTTACCCAAAGGTTGGAAAAGAAGCGAATATATTATTAGTGGAGGCAATCAAGGGCGGAAGCCCAGATTTAAAAGTACTTGCTCCTATGTTTGTCTATAATGATAACAACGAATATACTGAGGAAATGAAAGAAATATTGTATGGAGAAAATGAAGGAAAAGCGGAAGTGAGTGATCGATATGTGGGAACAAAAAAGCTTTGA
- the rsmI gene encoding 16S rRNA (cytidine(1402)-2'-O)-methyltransferase translates to MWEQKSFENEETKGILYLVPTPIGNLEDMSFRAIRLLKEADYIAAEDTRNTKKLCNHFEIDTPIVSYHEHNRIVSGAKLIEKLKAGAKIALVSDAGMPTISDPGYELVVEATQEEIAVVPLPGANAALTSLIASGIQTQPFYFYGFLSRQKKDRKKELELLKNQKATMIFYESPHRLKETLQQIEEVLGNRQMTLCRELTKKFEEFIRGTVSELVEWSIQGEVRGEFCIIIEGSKEEVVEEESWWESLSIPEHVEHYIDAKGQSSKEAIKEVAKDRNLQKREVYQAYHVQE, encoded by the coding sequence ATGTGGGAACAAAAAAGCTTTGAAAATGAAGAGACGAAAGGGATTCTATATTTAGTTCCTACTCCAATTGGAAATTTAGAGGATATGAGTTTTAGGGCTATACGGTTGTTGAAAGAAGCGGATTACATAGCAGCTGAAGACACTCGGAATACAAAAAAACTGTGTAATCACTTCGAAATTGATACACCGATCGTTAGTTATCATGAACATAACCGGATAGTGAGTGGAGCAAAACTAATTGAAAAGCTAAAGGCTGGAGCAAAGATTGCTCTTGTCAGCGATGCAGGAATGCCTACGATTTCAGATCCTGGTTATGAGTTGGTAGTGGAAGCCACACAGGAAGAAATTGCAGTCGTTCCTCTACCAGGAGCGAATGCAGCACTAACTTCGCTTATAGCATCTGGTATTCAAACTCAGCCCTTTTACTTTTATGGATTTTTATCGAGGCAGAAAAAGGATAGAAAAAAAGAACTGGAGTTACTAAAGAATCAAAAAGCAACCATGATCTTTTATGAGTCACCTCATCGACTGAAAGAAACACTTCAGCAGATCGAAGAGGTTCTAGGAAACCGACAGATGACTTTATGTAGAGAATTGACAAAAAAATTCGAGGAGTTTATTAGAGGGACTGTCTCTGAATTGGTGGAATGGTCCATTCAAGGAGAAGTACGTGGGGAATTTTGTATCATAATAGAAGGAAGTAAGGAAGAGGTAGTGGAAGAAGAAAGCTGGTGGGAGAGTTTATCTATTCCTGAGCATGTGGAGCATTATATTGATGCTAAAGGACAGTCATCTAAGGAAGCCATCAAGGAAGTTGCAAAGGATAGAAATTTACAAAAGCGTGAAGTGTATCAGGCTTATCATGTTCAAGAATAA
- a CDS encoding AbrB/MazE/SpoVT family DNA-binding domain-containing protein, translating into MKSTGIVRKVDELGRVVIPIELRRTLGIAEKDALEIYVDDERIILKKYKPNMTCQVTGEVSDDNITLAGGKLILSREGAEQLLQEIQNNFQVSK; encoded by the coding sequence ATGAAATCTACTGGTATTGTTCGTAAAGTTGATGAGCTTGGTCGTGTAGTTATTCCTATCGAACTAAGACGTACACTTGGTATCGCAGAAAAGGATGCTCTAGAAATCTATGTTGACGATGAGCGTATCATCCTAAAAAAATACAAGCCAAACATGACTTGCCAAGTAACTGGTGAAGTTTCTGATGATAATATCACACTAGCAGGCGGAAAGTTAATTCTTAGCCGCGAAGGTGCAGAACAACTACTTCAAGAAATCCAAAACAACTTTCAAGTATCTAAATAA